The Henckelia pumila isolate YLH828 chromosome 2, ASM3356847v2, whole genome shotgun sequence genome includes a window with the following:
- the LOC140877444 gene encoding uncharacterized protein translates to MAIAAIVANTIHGLANPNSNANPPPPMGPQVHGVKYQYESLRKNRAQSFKGDPDLEVGQNWLKNIVTQLFLLEIPDEFKVDVVTPFLEEKTSKWWEAVSPAMIAAGPITWRQFRDVFLKQYYPAEFRLQNLSEFENCTQALDMSVVEYTSKFNSLGAYAPTIMSDDILKMHSFKRGLNNRIQTALAVYQPTSFVDLMGAAIRAETDIKRREEENKSKRPLFGQSSQGKKPFKKPNQASGFGHRIAECPEPLKRGTRSNVDATSNKPKEHKENNPNARVFAITQDEAEKTNDIVAGTILINQSPAYVFFDYGATHSFISRGEVKEEVTLELEEIPVVQEFPDVFPEEIPGVIPDREVKFEINLVPGAAPISKSPYRMAPA, encoded by the exons ATGGCCATAGCAGCCATTGTGGCTAACACAATACATGGGTTGGCAAATCCAAATTCCAATGCCAATCCGCCACCACCGATGGGACCTCAAGTACATGGGGTCAAATACCAATATGAGTCACTGAGGAAGAATCGAGCCCAAAGTTTCAAAGGAGATCCAGACCTAGAGGTCGGCCAAAACTGGCTCAAGAATATTGTGACACAACTTTTCCTACTCGAAATCCCTGACgagtttaaggtggatgtaGTGACACCCTTTTTGGAGGAAAAAACATCCAAGTGGTGGGAGGCAGTCTCGCCAGCTATGATAGCAGCTGGTCCAATTACATGGCGACAATTCAGGGACGTATTCTTGAAGCAGTACTATCCGGCTGAATTCAGACTACAGAATTTGAGTGAGTTTGAAAATTGCACTCAAGCTCTGGATATGTCAGTGGTTGAATACACCTCAAAATTCAACTCACTCGGGGCATATGCTCCTACTATTATGTCTGATGATATCCTGAAGATGCACAGTTTCAAACGGGGTTTGAACAATCGTATTCAAACAGCTTTAGCAGTCTACCAGCCTACAAGCTTTGTTGATTTAATGGGAGCCGCGATACGAGCTGAGACCGACATCAAAAGAAGGGAAGAAGAGAACAAGAGTAAGAGACCTCTCTTTGGTCAATCTTCTCAAGGAAAGAAACCGTTCAAGAAACCCAATCAGGCTAGTGGG TTTGGACACCGAATTGCTGAATGTCCCGAGCCATTGAAGAGAGGGACAAGGTCAAATGTTGATGCTACATCCAACAAACCAAAGGAGCACAAGGAGAATAATCCTAACGCACGTGTGTTTGCCATAACTCAAGATGAGGCAGAGAAAACAAACGATATCGTGGCAGGTACCATCTTAATCAACCAATCTCCTGCTTATGTATTTTTTGATTATGGTGCTACACATTCTTTTATATCTAGAG GAGAAGTAAAGGAAGAAGTTACACTTGAATTAGAAGAGATTCCGGTAGTACAAGAGTTTCCGGATGTGTTCCCTGAAGAAATCCCTGGAGTAATTCCTGACCGCGAAGTGAAATTTGAGATTAATTTGGTACCCGGTGCTGCACCTATCTCAAAGTCACCATATCGAATGGCTCC